One genomic window of Nicotiana sylvestris chromosome 10, ASM39365v2, whole genome shotgun sequence includes the following:
- the LOC104231637 gene encoding protein LURP-one-related 3-like: MTSKRETFTLWMKSLVFHGNGCTVFDSNGRIVYRIDNYNKKSSSEVHLMDLQGKVLFSLRKKKFSLCGHWNGYKMDEEIPCFEVRKNGQVLWGELKYDIIFGCDIADSESYRIVALPGKPGFKIVSIEKRLIAEVKQKQLSSNSTVQFGDDVLSLVVEPHVDHSLVMAIVTVYGLIQHRL, from the exons ATGACATCAAAAAGAGAAACATTTACTCTATGGATGAAATCTCTAGTCTTCCATGGAAATGGCTGCACTGTTTTTGATTCAAATGGTCGAATTGTTTACAGAATAGACAACTACAACAAAAAATCTAGCAGTGAAGTCCATCTCATGGATCTACAGGGGAAAGTTCTCTTTTCTCTACGTAAAAAG AAATTTTCACTTTGCGGACATTGGAATGGGTATAAGATGGATGAGGAAATACCATGTTTTGAAGTAAGAAAAAATGGACAAGTACTCTGGGGAGAGTTAAAGTACGATATTATTTTTGGGTGTGATATTGCTGATTCAGAGAGCTACAGGATTGTTGCTTTACCAGGCAAACCTGGCTTCAAGATTGTCAGCATAGAAAAGAGACTTATTGCAGAG GTAAAGCAAAAGCAATTATCATCAAATTCAACAGTTCAATTTGGGGATGATGTATTAAGTCTAGTGGTGGAGCCCCATGTTGATCACTCACTAGTGATGGCTATTGTGACTGTTTATGGTTTGATCCAACATAGGCTGTGA
- the LOC138879220 gene encoding uncharacterized protein produces the protein MLVTSDEELSTCMHLLTTDSPYKNCHFIIEKIQPSEFAAFKQSLAYAIDSEPFVDYQHEVGQPIMEVDNEQQSSNITAASEYIMLQQLPPPPINSNHLEITQKVEFTAVRSCSKRYELKCIVDKFGWNVRATRIKNFTLFRVIKCHNIHECSVDARKSDQKQATLNFISEQIIEHVRDKKIEVTPAFVENKMKKKFEIDIGYHKAWRAIQKAIACIRGTPEENYKIFPSYLHMMVCKNPGTYISIKRDAQNRFAYMFFAPVTLVAGWSYCRPVIAVDATFLKSKYHGVLFVAIETNQLQMGLEKFFLKLTMLMSQLKSIDKKTYNYIMEEPLERWARSWFPQRHYDMLTTNMVESMNSVSLKGRERPILRMLDFIQEKLGVWFYERRKKANETFHRVSIWAEEEMTKKMDLACKMFVFNLDSILFRINSEGIEFIVDLKKRTCDCLEFQLDELSCPDAIAAINKRYLQKSDYCSNWYSKEIWLKIYEGHVNTVGDQKSWNIPQNVQSEITKPPDVEILQGRRQKKRHIPVTESVPFKSTKCS, from the exons atgcttgtaACTTCTGATGAAGAACTCAGTACCTGTATGCATTTGCTTACAACTGATTCACCCTATAAGAATTGCCATTTCATTATCGAAAAAATACAACCTTCAGAATTTGCAGCATTCAAACAATCTCTTGCATATGCGATAGATTCAGAACCTTTTGTTGATTATCAACATGAAGTAGGACAACCAATAATGGAAGTAGACAACGAGCAACAATCTTCTAACATTACAGCTGCTTCAGAATATATAATGCTGCAACAATTACCCCCTCCTCCAATAAATTCAAACCA CTTGGAGATAACCCAGAAAGTTGAATTCACTGCTGTTAGATCATGTTCAAAGAGATACGAGCTGAAATGCATCGTGGACAAATTTGGTTGGAATGTACGTGCTACCAGAATAAAAAATTTCACACTATTCAGGGTGATAAAATGCCATAACATCCATGAATGCTCGGTTGATGCAAGAAAATCAGATCAGAAGCAGGCTACATTAAATTTTATAAGTGAACAAATTATAGAACATGTTCGAGACAAAAAGATAGAGGTTACACCAGCCTTtgtagaaaataaaatgaaaaagaaatttgaaattgaCATTGGTTATCACAAGGCATGGCGTGCTATTCAAAAAGCTATTGCTTGCATAAGGGGAACACCTGAAGAGAACTACAAGATTTTTCCTTCATACCTACACATGATGGTGTGCAAAAATCCAGGAACGTACATAAGCATAAAAAGAGATGCGCAGAATAG ATTTGCTTACATGTTCTTTGCTCCTGTGACATTAGTAGCTGGTTGGTCCTACTGTAGACCCGTTATTGCAGTAGATGCAACGTTTTTAAAGTCCAAATATCATGGTGTTCTATTTGTTGCT ATAGAAACCAATCAATTGCAAATGGGATTAGAAAAGTTTTTCCTGAAGCTCACCATG TTAATGTCCCAACTCAAAAGTATTGACAAGAAAACATACAATTACATAATGGAAGAGCCTCTAGAGAGATGGGCTCGATCGTGGTTCCCACAACGACATTATGATATGCTAACAACAAACATGGTAGAATCAATGAATTCCGTTTCACTAAAAGGGAGAGAAAGGCCTATTTTAAGAATGTTAGATTTCATCCAAGAAAAGTTGGGAGTGTGGTTTTACGAACGGAGAAAAAAGGCAAATGAAACTTTTCACAGAGTATCAATATGGGCAGAAGAAGAGATGACTAAGAAGATGGACTTGGCTTGTAAAATGTTT gtGTTCAACCTTGATTCAATATTGTTCAGAATAAATAGTGAAGGAATCGAATTCATTGTGGACTTAAAAAAGAGAACTTGTGACTGCCTAGAATTTCAACTTGATGAATTGTCCTGTCCAGATGCAATTGCTGCTATTAATAAGAGATATCTGCAGAAATCTGATTACTGCTCAAATTGGTATTCAAAGGAAATATGGTTGAAAATATATGAAGGACATGTGAATACCGTGGGAGATCAAAAATCATGGAATATACCACAAAATGTACAATCTGAAATCACAAAACCTCCCGATGTAGAGATTTTAcaaggaagaagacaaaagaagaggcaTATACCTGTGACTGAATCAGTACCATTCAAGTCTACCAAATGCAGTTAA